GCGTCCATTACGTTTTTATTGTTGGGAACACTTTTGAAAAAACACAGGGTCGAATTTCCCTGGCTCGCTCTCTTGAAAAAAATTTCCAAGATGATTATCCCGTTTTTTCTTTTGGGAACTTACTTGATCTTTCACAATCTATTCTTATATTCTCCGATTCTAAACTATTTGGAAGAGGGAGGGGTGAGTTACGCCCAGGCTTCGAGGATCAATCTTTGTATAGTAATTCTTCCCGCGATGATACTTTTTTTTGTTTCCAGTCTCGTTTTCCGCGTGGAAGGGATATACCTCTTAGTGGGAAGGTTCCGAAAAAAACACCGGATCACCTAACAAGTTGGAATGAAGTTTACGATTCACGTAAAACCGAACTCTAAAAAAGTCTTTCTCAGAAAAGAGGAGGATGGTTCTATAACGATTGCAGTCCGTGAACCGGCTCAGGAAGGAAAGGCGAACCAAGCCGTGATCGAAGCCCTTTCCAAAGAATGGAATGTTCCAAAGAAAAAGATTCAAATTCTTTCCGGAGAAAAAGGCAAACGAAAGACCGTCGAGATCGATCTCTAAGATATAAGTAAGACTCCAATACGATGCGAAATTATTTATTTCTTTTAATTCTAATCTTTTTTCCCGCGCTTCTTTGGTCCCAGACGGAAGATCCTTTTGACGAGCTCGTTCGTGAAAAAAAGGAAATTTTCGGAAGCGAAAAGGAAGAAAAATATCCCTTGAGAGCCGGATTTGTGGACTGGGAACGCTGGGAAGGGCACAGTTCGTTTCACGTCCTCTGGTTTATCCGAAAGACGGATTATCCAAAATTTAAGCAATTTAGAATATTCCCAATTTATAATTCTCTTGAAGCGAAGTCGGGTAACGCATCTAAAAGTTATCTCTTTCCGATCTACAGCTATCGAAGTCTGAATCTGGAAGGAATCCAAGACAATACTTTTCTTTCTCCCGTTTTTTATCGTCGAACCGTGGCTCCTTCCGGGGGCGGAGCAGGATATCGGGAGTCGACTAACTTTTACTGGTTGGGTTACAACTCGAGTTCGTCCGGGCCCGGCTTTGAAAAAAGTTTCTTCATGTTTCCCGGATTTTTTCCCTTGATCGCAAAGGAGAATGAATTG
This is a stretch of genomic DNA from Leptospira tipperaryensis. It encodes these proteins:
- a CDS encoding DUF167 domain-containing protein; translated protein: MKFTIHVKPNSKKVFLRKEEDGSITIAVREPAQEGKANQAVIEALSKEWNVPKKKIQILSGEKGKRKTVEIDL